The genomic DNA GGCGCTGTCGGCGATGCAGGCGACACCGATGCTGGCGGTCACCGCAAAGCAACGATCGTCCCAGGCGAAGGTGAACAGCTCCAGCGCTCGCCGCAGCCGTTCGGCGATATCGACCGCGCTCGCGGGCGGGCACTGCGGCAGGATCAGGCCGAATTCGTCGCCGCCCAGGCGCGCCACCAAATCGTGCGGACGCCGGTCCTGTTGCAGGAGACACGAGATCTGGCAGAGCAGGCGGTCGCCGGCAAGGTGACCGCAGCTGTCGTTGACGTTCTTGAACTGGTCGAGGTCGAGCAGGATCAGGCTGAGCGAATCGGCCGCGGCAACGTCGAGCTCGCTTTGCAGCCGCGCCTCGAAGGCGCGGCGGTTGGACAGGCCGGTCAGCCAGTCGTGCGACGCCTGCCACGCCAGGCGTTCCTTCTCTTGATGCAATGCGTCTTCGAATGCTTGTCGTTGCAGCACCAACCGTCTTGTGTGCCAGACCAGGAGCAGGATCAGCGTCGCCGCGGTGACGATGTTGATGCCGGTCAGCGTCAGCTTGATGGCGCGGGAGCCTTCGCCGAGGACGGTCGAGAACCGGTTGGCATGCACCGTGAACTGGGCGTTGAGCTCGGAGAGGCGTGACGACAGCACTTGCAGGCGGCCCGCGTCCCGAACCGGACCGTTCTTCCACTCGGACCGGATGACCTCGCCGAAGACGCTGAGCTCCAGCAGCATGGGATCGGTCGCCGTCCACTCGCGGATCGCTTCCTGCAGGAAGCTGACGCGGTTGAAATAGCGAAACAGCCAGATCAATCCCGGAACGTCGTCGGGATGATTGCCGCCTTGCAGGAAGCCGATGCGCGCGGCCTCGAGGTCGACCGGATCGCGCTCGAGGGCCCAGCGTGCGAACTCGTCGCCGATGGGAACGGCGAGCGAGGCCTGATACTGCGTGAACTGGCTGGCGTCGCCGGAATGCAGATAGAGATTGAGGAAATAGACGGCGTTCTTTTGCGAACGCGACCACAGCGCTTCGCCCGCGACATAGGCGCGGACCGAAGACATCACCTCGAGGCTGAATCCCGCGATCGCCGCCTGGAGCACGACGACCATCACGAAAGGCGAGACGAGCTTGATGACGTGAAGGAAGCTGCCTCCCTTCCTCGACGTCGCTGTTTTGCGAAACACCCTGCCGTTCCCCAAATCGCGCAAAGCCCCCAGCGGAGCGCTACGCCTGCAACGCGAAGTAGAAGCGACGGTTGCTTAACTCGACCTGAAAAGCGCGAAAGTCTGAATCGCAGGGTGAAGGCGTCGTGAAATGAATGCCTGCAGATCGCTTCAAATGCCGGTAAACCGGAACTGGCGCGGTATCGGAAAACCAATACCTCGCATTCGTCGTGCCCGGTTTACTCGATCAAGAGCGGGGGCCGCGACTAGACCAGCACCGGCTTGCGCACGCGGCCGGCGTCGCCGAACACGCGCAGATATCGCTCGATCTCCGAGGGCATGCCGGTCGCCTTCTCCGGATTGTCGGAGAGCTTGACCGCGGGGCGGCCGTCGACCGACGACACCTTGCAGACCAACGAGATCGGATCGAGGTTGAACGAGCCGTCCGGCGTGCAGCCGACGAAGTCGTTGGTGAGGTTGGTGCCCCAGCCGAAGGAGAGCCTGACGCGACCGGTGAAGTGATGATAGGTCTCCTCGATCGAGCCGACATCCATCGCATCGGAAAAGACCAGCAGCTTGTCCCTGGGGTTGCGACCCTTCTTTTCCCACCAGGCGATGATCTCCTCGCCGGCCTGGATCGGCGGCGCGCTGTCGGGCCGGAAGCCGGTCCAATCGGCGACCCATTCCGGTGCATCGCGCAGGAAGGCTTTTGTGCCGAAGGCATCGGGCAGTGCGATCAGGAGGTTGCCGCCATAGGTCTGGCGCCATTGGTCGAGAATGCGATAGGGCGCCCAGCGCAGTTCCTCGTCGTCCTTGGCGAGCGCGGCCGCGACCATCGGCAGCTCATGCGCATTTGTGCCGATGGCCTCGAGATCATTGTCCATCGCCAGCAGCACGTTGGAGGTGCCGATGAAGGACGACCCCAGCCCTTCCTTCACCGCCTCGACGCACCAGCGCTGCCAGAGGAAGCCGTGACGGCGGCGGGTGCCGAAGTCCGAGAGCCGGAGGTTCTCCAGCTTGCGAAGACGCTCCACCTTGGTCCAGAGCTTGGCCTTGGCGCGGGCATAGAGCACGTCGAGCTCGAAGCGGCCGCGGCCCTTGATCGCGGCGCGCGAGCGCAGCTCGTTGAGGATCGCGAGCGCCGGAATCTCCCACATCGAGGTGTGGGTCCACGGTCCGTGGAAGTGCAATTCGTACTGGCCTTCGACCTTGCGCAGTTCGTATTCGGGAAGGCGGAATTCGGCCAGCCAGCGGATGAAATCCGCCGAGAACATGTGGGTCTTGCCGTAGAAGGTGTTACCGGCCAGCCAGATCAGCTCCTTCTTGCTGAAGCGGATGGTGCGGGCATGGTCGAGCTGGGCGCGCAGCTCGCCCTCGTCGATGATCTCGGCGAGCCGCACATGGCGCGAGCGGTTGATGACCGAGAAGGTCACCTGCTGATCCGGGTAGTCTTCCCGAATCATTTGCAACATCAATAGTTTGTAGAAGTCGGTATCAAGCAGGCTGCGGATGATGGGATCCAGCCGCCAGCTGTGATTGTAGGTCCGGCTCGCAATGTCGGTCACTGTCATGGGGGAATTCTAGCGTGGCGGCCCGCGCGCAACCAGTGGATTTGGCGAAGGCTGGTCTTCCGAAAGACGGTATCGTTATCAGGCCCTGGCGGCTGTTGCTGCGACCGTCTCGAGCTGGCTCCTGACCCAGCGATGGGCCGGATCTTTCTGATAGCGCTGGTGCCACACCATGAACATCGGCAGCTCGGCCAGCGTGCGCGTGCGGGACGCCAGCGGAATGCGTGTTTGCGCGAAATCGCGCATGATCCCGGACGCCAGCAGGCTCGGCATGCTCGCCAGCATCTGCGAGCCGCGCAGGAAGGACGGCACGCCGGAAAAGCTCGGCACCGAGATCGCGATGTCGCGGTGAAGGCCGCCAGCCGCCAGCCGGCGGTCGAAGTCGAGCCGCTCATTGTCGGTATAGACGACGGTAATGTGGCGCGCCGCGAGATAGGCGCCGCGGCTGGTGGGCGCGGCGCGCGATTTGGGATCGTAGTAGCAGACGTAATGATCGCTCAAGAGGCGCTTCTGCACGATGTCGACGCCGGATGGCGGCAGCGGGGTGATCAGGAGATCACAGCGGTTCTCGCGCAGCATCGCGGGCGAGGGCGATTGCGAGGGGATCACGCGCAGGTTCAGGCTCTTCACCTGTGCGGCGACATGGTCGAAGAACCGTGGCAGCAGCAGGTCGCGCTGGAAGTCGTTGGCGGCGATCGTCAGCGAAAGCTGGGCGCGTGGCGGCTCGAACGTGACGCCGCCGGCAAAGCTCCGCATCTCGTCGATCAGCGCGCGTGCCTTTGCGGCGAGGGCCTGCGCATGCGCGGTGGCGACGATGCCGCGGCCGGATTTCGCGAACAGCGGATCGCCTGCGATCCGCCGCAGCTTGTTCAGGGCGTGGCTGACCGCCGATTGTGTCAGGCCGAGCCGCGTTGCCGCCGCGGTGACCGATCCCTCCTCCAGCACGGCGAGGAACAGTTCGAGCGCGTGGCCGTCGAGCGCCAAATGATCGATTTCTTTCATGCAATATATTATAATCGATCTATTTATCCGGGGAATAGACCGGACCATGATCTCCCGATAAGCCGCGCGTCCGGATTGGGCGCCTAAGGGAGAGACACGATGAATGCCCAGGCGCCAGCCTTGCGGGATCCCCGCCTCAACCGTCCCGAGCCCCTGACCCCGCCGCTCGGGGACGGCGGCTTCTTCCAGCGCGACCGTTCCATCCATCCGCCCGCGCACGCGCCGGGCTACAAATCCTCGGTGCTGCGCTCGCCGCGCCAGGCGCTGCTGTCGCTCGAAAACTCGGTCTCGGAGATCACCGGGCCGGTGTTCGGCCACAACGATCTCGGTCCGCTC from Bradyrhizobium sp. CCBAU 53351 includes the following:
- a CDS encoding GGDEF domain-containing protein encodes the protein MFRKTATSRKGGSFLHVIKLVSPFVMVVVLQAAIAGFSLEVMSSVRAYVAGEALWSRSQKNAVYFLNLYLHSGDASQFTQYQASLAVPIGDEFARWALERDPVDLEAARIGFLQGGNHPDDVPGLIWLFRYFNRVSFLQEAIREWTATDPMLLELSVFGEVIRSEWKNGPVRDAGRLQVLSSRLSELNAQFTVHANRFSTVLGEGSRAIKLTLTGINIVTAATLILLLVWHTRRLVLQRQAFEDALHQEKERLAWQASHDWLTGLSNRRAFEARLQSELDVAAADSLSLILLDLDQFKNVNDSCGHLAGDRLLCQISCLLQQDRRPHDLVARLGGDEFGLILPQCPPASAVDIAERLRRALELFTFAWDDRCFAVTASIGVACIADSATTLEDAMRRADASCYRAKEKGRNRVQVDGGKPDVVLVAARPREAARA
- the pncB gene encoding nicotinate phosphoribosyltransferase gives rise to the protein MTVTDIASRTYNHSWRLDPIIRSLLDTDFYKLLMLQMIREDYPDQQVTFSVINRSRHVRLAEIIDEGELRAQLDHARTIRFSKKELIWLAGNTFYGKTHMFSADFIRWLAEFRLPEYELRKVEGQYELHFHGPWTHTSMWEIPALAILNELRSRAAIKGRGRFELDVLYARAKAKLWTKVERLRKLENLRLSDFGTRRRHGFLWQRWCVEAVKEGLGSSFIGTSNVLLAMDNDLEAIGTNAHELPMVAAALAKDDEELRWAPYRILDQWRQTYGGNLLIALPDAFGTKAFLRDAPEWVADWTGFRPDSAPPIQAGEEIIAWWEKKGRNPRDKLLVFSDAMDVGSIEETYHHFTGRVRLSFGWGTNLTNDFVGCTPDGSFNLDPISLVCKVSSVDGRPAVKLSDNPEKATGMPSEIERYLRVFGDAGRVRKPVLV
- a CDS encoding LysR family transcriptional regulator, coding for MKEIDHLALDGHALELFLAVLEEGSVTAAATRLGLTQSAVSHALNKLRRIAGDPLFAKSGRGIVATAHAQALAAKARALIDEMRSFAGGVTFEPPRAQLSLTIAANDFQRDLLLPRFFDHVAAQVKSLNLRVIPSQSPSPAMLRENRCDLLITPLPPSGVDIVQKRLLSDHYVCYYDPKSRAAPTSRGAYLAARHITVVYTDNERLDFDRRLAAGGLHRDIAISVPSFSGVPSFLRGSQMLASMPSLLASGIMRDFAQTRIPLASRTRTLAELPMFMVWHQRYQKDPAHRWVRSQLETVAATAARA